One genomic window of Sporosarcina ureae includes the following:
- a CDS encoding c-type cytochrome, producing the protein MNKNPVVPFFLIFALGIGLIFFMSLYGLDQKEEIAGANEEGTEQGTEEESANTGEFDAEAVAQQKCISCHGDGLTGGMGPALNSSLDAKVAHDAIKNGVAGTAMPAGLVPDENIDEMVDYILSLD; encoded by the coding sequence ATGAATAAAAATCCTGTTGTACCATTTTTTCTAATTTTCGCACTCGGAATTGGACTGATTTTCTTCATGTCGCTTTATGGTCTAGATCAAAAAGAGGAAATTGCTGGAGCTAACGAAGAAGGCACTGAGCAAGGAACTGAAGAAGAAAGTGCAAACACTGGCGAATTTGATGCAGAAGCAGTTGCTCAGCAGAAGTGTATTAGTTGTCACGGTGACGGCTTGACTGGCGGAATGGGGCCAGCTTTAAATAGCTCACTTGACGCAAAAGTAGCACATGATGCAATCAAAAACGGTGTTGCTGGAACTGCAATGCCAGCTGGACTAGTTCCTGATGAGAACATAGATGAAATGGTTGATTACATTTTATCATTAGACTGA
- a CDS encoding tRNA (adenine(22)-N(1))-methyltransferase: protein MNTNQLSERLAMVASFVPNHTVLADIGSDHAYLPCYLMNKGKIRKAIAGEVVKGPFEAATRNVDLHGFADRIEVRLANGLQAIEDADNVETVTIAGMGGTLITSILEAGKDRLKYVQRIIVQPNLHAIAIREWAVANGFCIIDEEILQEDSKIYEVLVLEKGTADYSKTDLLVGPVLRRKLSSVFRAKWEREMLEWQRVIKALDHAEQSEEIKRKRANIQENIELVGKVLAHEEK from the coding sequence ATGAATACCAACCAATTATCGGAACGTCTGGCGATGGTGGCCAGTTTTGTTCCGAATCATACTGTGCTTGCGGATATTGGTAGTGATCATGCCTATCTACCATGCTATTTGATGAACAAAGGCAAGATACGTAAGGCCATTGCAGGAGAAGTAGTGAAAGGTCCCTTTGAAGCAGCGACACGCAATGTAGATCTTCATGGCTTTGCGGACCGTATTGAAGTGCGTCTAGCAAACGGTTTACAAGCGATAGAAGATGCAGATAACGTCGAAACCGTAACGATCGCAGGAATGGGTGGTACATTGATAACATCCATCCTAGAAGCAGGTAAGGATCGTCTGAAGTATGTACAGCGAATCATTGTACAACCCAATTTGCACGCGATTGCGATTCGAGAGTGGGCCGTAGCGAATGGTTTTTGCATCATAGACGAAGAGATTTTGCAAGAAGATAGTAAAATTTATGAAGTTCTAGTGTTAGAAAAAGGAACGGCTGATTATTCGAAAACGGATTTACTCGTTGGTCCAGTTTTACGACGTAAATTATCTTCTGTGTTTCGAGCGAAGTGGGAGCGGGAAATGCTAGAATGGCAACGGGTCATAAAAGCTCTTGATCATGCAGAACAATCAGAAGAAATTAAACGAAAAAGAGCAAACATACAAGAAAATATAGAATTAGTCGGGAAGGTGTTAGCACATGAAGAAAAGTAA
- a CDS encoding Nif3-like dinuclear metal center hexameric protein translates to MKKSNGHQIIELFEKWSPKRLAFEGDPIGLHIGQLNRSVDKVLVTLDVNEQVIDEAIENGATLVIAHHPPLFRPVKSIMTDTPQGKMIEKCIKHNIAVYAAHTNLDIAAGGVNDMLAERLGIQETEPIDITNSEHLMKLAVFCPLEDADALRRKLATAGAGAIGDYRACSFSSQGTGRFTPVAGANPTIGEIGEPTLVDEERIEVVFAESQQVTVIKAMFAAHPYEEPAFDIVKMQQKTNEQGIGRIGQIAEEMTLKEFAQHVKDVFEVPALRFVGDPERKIHKVAVLGGDGNKYITAAKRKGADVLVTGDMYYHVAQDAQALDLAIVDPGHNIEKIMIAGVANKMTNLCKENKLPVEFIESKVITEPFQFLS, encoded by the coding sequence ATGAAGAAAAGTAATGGACATCAGATCATTGAACTATTTGAAAAGTGGTCACCGAAGCGACTTGCATTTGAAGGGGATCCAATCGGACTGCACATCGGTCAATTGAATCGTTCCGTAGATAAAGTTCTTGTTACGCTTGACGTCAACGAACAAGTGATTGATGAAGCAATTGAAAATGGGGCAACTCTAGTGATTGCACACCACCCGCCATTGTTCCGTCCTGTTAAATCTATTATGACTGATACACCACAAGGGAAAATGATTGAGAAATGTATCAAGCATAATATTGCAGTCTACGCTGCTCATACCAATCTTGATATTGCAGCAGGTGGTGTCAATGATATGTTAGCGGAACGTCTCGGCATACAAGAAACGGAGCCGATCGATATTACAAACTCTGAACATTTGATGAAACTAGCGGTATTCTGTCCGTTGGAAGATGCTGATGCATTACGTCGGAAATTGGCAACTGCAGGAGCGGGTGCGATTGGTGATTATCGGGCATGCAGTTTTAGCTCACAAGGCACCGGACGATTCACACCGGTAGCTGGAGCGAATCCGACAATCGGTGAGATAGGCGAGCCGACGCTCGTAGACGAGGAGCGAATTGAAGTCGTTTTTGCGGAAAGTCAGCAAGTTACAGTCATCAAAGCAATGTTTGCCGCGCATCCTTATGAAGAACCAGCATTTGATATAGTTAAAATGCAGCAAAAAACGAATGAGCAAGGGATTGGGCGTATCGGACAAATCGCAGAAGAGATGACGCTGAAGGAATTTGCACAACATGTAAAAGACGTATTCGAAGTTCCTGCATTACGTTTCGTAGGTGATCCGGAGAGGAAAATTCATAAAGTGGCAGTTCTTGGCGGTGACGGAAATAAATATATTACGGCTGCAAAGAGAAAAGGAGCCGATGTATTAGTGACAGGGGATATGTATTATCACGTCGCGCAAGACGCGCAGGCACTCGATCTCGCCATTGTAGATCCTGGTCATAATATCGAAAAAATTATGATTGCTGGTGTTGCGAATAAAATGACAAATCTTTGTAAAGAAAATAAATTACCTGTTGAATTTATTGAATCCAAAGTCATTACAGAGCCTTTTCAATTCC